From the Terriglobia bacterium genome, one window contains:
- a CDS encoding electron transfer flavoprotein subunit alpha/FixB family protein has translation MADTILVVVEQREGKLNRVSFETVAGAQAIAAETGWTMEAAVVGSGVGEIAQEVAGKKLARVYAVESVKLEPYTPDAFVAALKQFVGQRQPRLVLMPHTYQVRDFAPQLATALGRTLVSDCIGFRKDGDGLLFTRLMFQGKFAADVALGGDPPYFATFQTGAFRADKADAGASAAPVETVNVEIADGAIRTRPEPPFKEAKQAVDLTQADIIVAVGRGIKEQKNIELAKQLAEALGGELAASRPICDSGWLPMDRQIGSSGQTVAPKLYLALGISGAIQHIVGMKGSRTIVAVNKDAEAPIFEVADFGVVGNLFDIVPPLIEEVKKAKGA, from the coding sequence ATGGCTGACACGATTCTTGTGGTTGTCGAGCAACGCGAAGGCAAGCTGAACCGCGTCTCCTTTGAAACCGTCGCGGGCGCGCAGGCGATCGCCGCCGAGACCGGCTGGACGATGGAAGCTGCGGTGGTCGGCAGCGGCGTGGGCGAGATCGCGCAGGAAGTCGCGGGCAAGAAGCTGGCGAGGGTTTACGCGGTCGAATCGGTCAAGCTGGAACCGTATACGCCCGACGCTTTTGTGGCCGCACTCAAGCAATTTGTCGGACAGCGCCAGCCGCGCTTGGTGCTGATGCCGCACACCTACCAGGTACGCGACTTCGCCCCGCAACTGGCGACCGCGCTGGGTCGCACCCTGGTGAGCGACTGCATCGGCTTCCGCAAGGACGGCGATGGCCTGCTGTTCACCCGCCTAATGTTTCAGGGGAAGTTCGCCGCCGACGTCGCGCTGGGCGGCGATCCGCCCTACTTTGCGACCTTCCAGACCGGGGCCTTCCGCGCCGACAAGGCCGATGCCGGAGCGAGCGCCGCGCCGGTGGAAACGGTGAATGTCGAGATCGCGGATGGCGCGATCCGCACCCGTCCCGAGCCGCCGTTCAAAGAGGCGAAGCAGGCGGTGGACCTGACGCAGGCGGACATCATCGTGGCCGTCGGACGCGGAATCAAAGAGCAGAAGAACATTGAGCTAGCCAAGCAACTGGCGGAGGCGCTGGGCGGCGAATTGGCGGCCTCGCGCCCCATCTGCGATTCCGGCTGGCTGCCCATGGACCGGCAGATCGGATCGTCGGGTCAGACGGTTGCGCCCAAGCTCTACCTGGCGCTCGGTATCAGCGGCGCCATTCAGCACATTGTCGGCATGAAGGGCTCGCGCACCATCGTCGCTGTGAACAAAGATGCGGAAGCGCCGATTTTCGAAGTTGCGGATTTTGGCGTGGTCGGAAACCTGTTCGACATCGTGCCGCCGCTGATCGAAGAAGTGAAGAAAGCGAAGGGGGCGTAA